GCCGTTATCAAATTGTATCTGTTATTACCGATATTCCCATCTGTAGCAGGTTAAATTAATTTACTTTTGCTTCGCCCAATATCTTGGTGAAATATGCCGCTGAAAAACTCAGCGGCATCTTGGTTTTAAGCATGGCTATATTGAGAACGCTCCGGCAACCAGCGTTCAATCAGCGCTTTGGCATGTTCAGGGTAGCGCTGGTGGATATAGCGGGCGATACGTTGAACTTCAGACAGCATACTTTGATCCCGTAATAAATCCGCGATCCTAAATTCTGCATTGCCCGTTTGGCGTGTACCCAGTAATTCACCTGGCCCGCGGATCTCCAAATCTTTCTGGGCAATCACAAAACCATCATTACTGTCCCGTAAAACTTGCAGGCGGATTTTGGCTGTATTGGTCAGTGGAGTTTTATAGAGCAGGACACAGTGAGAAGCAATGGCTCCACGTCCAACACGACCTCGAAGCTGGTGCAACTGGGCTAACCCTAGCCGTTCAGGATTATCGATGATCATCAGGCTGGCATTGGGCACATCTACCCCAACTTCGATGACTGTAGTAGCAACCAGCAGTTGTATCTCACCCTGTTTGAAAGCCTCCATAATGGCTTGTTTTTCTGCCGGTTTCATTCGTCCATGCACTAAGCCAATTTTCAATTCAGGCAATGCCAGTGTCAGTTCTTCGCTAGTTGCCTGTGCTGCTTGTGCTTCCAGTAACTCAGAATCTTCGATCAGGGTACATACCCAGTAAGCCTGACGGCCTTCATCCAGACAGGCACTTTTGATACGTTGGATAATGTCGTTTCGGCGAGTATCTGGGATGGCGACCGTTGTGACTGGTGTTCGTCCCGGTGGCAATTCATCAATGATAGACGTATCCAGATCGGCGTAGGCGGTCATTGCCAATGTGCGTGGAATAGGAGTCGCAGTCATGATCAATTGGTGGGGATGAAAGCCTTGTTCACGCCCTTTTTCCCATAGGGCCAGACGTTGATGAACACCGAATCGATGTTGCTCATCAATGATAACCAGCGCTAATCCGGCAAATTTTACCTGCTCCTGAAACATGGCATGAGTACCGACAACCATGCCCACTTGACCACTTGCTATCGCCTCTTGCTGTGCCTGCCGCGCCTTGCCTTTCTGTTTACCAGCCAACCAACCGACCTGAATACCGAGCGGTTCAAGCCATTGACGGAAGGTATTGGCATGTTGCTCTGCCAAAAGTTCAGTTGGTGCCATCAAAGCCACTTGCTTGCCATGAACAATGGCACGGGCGGCTGCCAGTGCTGCCACCAATGTTTTTCCCGAACCGACATCTCCTTGTATCAGACGCATCATGGGAACATTTTTTGCCAAATCATGTTCTATTTCTGCAACGACACGGGATTGTGCGCCTGTGGGTGAGAATGGTAACTGGCTCAGAAGTTTCTGCTTTAGCGAATCATCTGCCGTTAAGGGGGAAGCATGAAAGCGCTGGGTTCCAGCCCTGACCGCCAGCATACTTAAATGATGAGCCAGTAATTCTTCCAGAATCAACCTTCGCTGGGCTGGATGCCGGCCATTTTCCAAATCGGCCAGAGAAGTATCCGGCGGAGGATGGTGCAATGTACGCAGTGCGTCGGGCAGGCTAATGATCTTCTGGCTGAATTCTTCCGGCAGCAATTCATGAATGGCGCAGGTATCTAATATTTCCAATGCCTGATCGATTAACTTGCGCAGCGTTGCCTGACGCACTCCTTCGGTTGTGGGATAGATGGGCGTTAACGTCTCTTGCTGTTGGATGCGGTTGGCGTGTTGCTGGACTTTATATTCAGGATGGATAATCTCCGGCCCTTGATTGCCGCGCCGAATTTCCCCATAAGCAACAACGTGCTTTCCTGCGGCCAGATTATTTTTCATAGCGGCAGTAAAATTGAAGAAACGCAGGGTCAATATACCTGTGCCATCACTGATTTGACAGGTCATAATACGCCGACGCCCAAATGCCACATTGGTACGTAGTATTTCACCTGTTACCGTAGCATAAGTGCCGGGCAGTAATTCATTAATGGTATACAGGCGGGTTTGATCCTCATAACGAAGAGGCAAATGAAAAAGCAGATCCTGTAGATTGACCAACCCTAACTTAGCGAGCTTAGTGACCTGATTGTCTCCAACACCACGCAACGTGGTTAAGGGTATGGCATCAAGTAGTTGGCCTTTCATACGATTTCTCCGTCAGTGTGATTTATTTCCTTGCTAATGGGTACGAATAACGGCGGATACGTTATGGGGTTTGTGAACTTCTTCTAAACAGATTGTCAGGTCAGGTTGACGCATTGCCATCATCTGGCAAATGCGTGCGTAACGTTTTGGATTCATAACCTCTAGTTTCGGTTACGGCTGACTCGCATCACATCTGGCATGATACGTATCTTACGCATGATATTCGCTAGCTGGATGCGGTCTTTGGTCGTCAGCCTGATGAAAGCACAATAGACGCGACCATCTTTTTCCTCTGTATTCATGCTTTGAATACTGGAGTTGACATCGTTAATGGCAGCAGTCAGATTTGCCAGCGCTCCTTGGTGGTTAAACATATCGACTTTAATTTCAGCAATAAAATCGCTATTAATATCTTTATCCCACTCAACTGGCATGAATTTTTCCGGCTCTTTCTGATATCCACGGATATTGCGACAGGATTCGTGGTGGATGACTAAACCTTTTCCTGGGCTGATATGGGCAATAATCGGGTCGCCTGGAATTGGGCGACAACATTTGGCAAAGGTAATCAAGATGCCGTCAGCGCCCTTGATAGGAAGTTTACGGGAAGGATTGCCGTTATTGTTCGGTACTTTCTCTGGTGAGCCCAATAATAAGTTGCGGGCGACAACCACGCTCATGGCATTACCCAATCCGATTTCCGCTAATAAATCATCCAAAGTAACGAGCTTCATTCTTGCCAGCTCTTTGTTGATATTTTCTTGCGGAATATCGGCAATTTTCGTGCCGTTACCGAGTGCATGATTAAGTAAACGGCGTCCCAAACTGATGGAATCATCCCGTTTCAGGTTTTTCAATAACTGGCGGATCTTGGCTCGCGCTTTGGAACTAACGACAAAGTTCAGCCATGCAGCATTAGGACGTGCTCCTGGCGCAGTAATAATTTCGACAGTTTGCCCACTGTTAAGCGTTTGTGAGAGAGGATAAGGCAGACGATCAACGCGTGCACCAACACAGGCGTGACCGATATCGGTATGGACGGCATAGGCAAAATCGACAGGAGTCGCGCCCGCCGGTAACTCAACAATTCGTCCTTCAGGGGTAAAAACGTAAATCTCATCAGGGAACAAATCAGATTTAACACTTTCAATAAATTCAAAAGAGCTGCCGGCACTTTGTTGGAGTTCTAACAGGCTCTGCATCCAACGTTGGGCACGAACCTGCGCAGTCGTACCGGATTCCCCTTGTTCTTTATAGGCCCAGTGTGCGGCAACCCCCATTTCCGCCATTTGATCCATATCTTCGGTACGGATCTGAACTTCGACGGGCACCCCATGCGGGCCTATCAGGGAGGTATGAAGGGATTGATAGCCGTTGGCTTTGGGAATGGCAATATAATCTTTCACTCTGCCAGGGCGTGGCTTGTACAAACTGTGCATTTGCCCCAATACGCGGTAGCAGGTATCAAGATTATTGACGATGACACGAAAAGCGTAAATATCCATGATGGAATGGAAACGCTGTTCTTTCAGGCGCATCTTACGATAGATTGAGTAGAGATGTTTTTCGCGGCCACTGACTGTACAGGGGATGCCGGCATCCGTTAACCTGCCTTCAATCTCCGACAGAATTTTCTGGATCATCTCTTTACGATTACCGCGGGCGGCTTTCACAACCTCTTTGATCACGCGGTAACGGTTTGGATACAGGGCTTCAAACCCAAGTTCCTCCAGCTCCGTTTTTAGGTGATGAATACCCAGACGATGAGCCAGCGGACTATAAATTTCCAGCGTTTCCCTGGCAATGCGTCGCCGTTTATCGGGGCGCAGTGAGCCAAGGGTACGCATATTGTGTGTACGGTCTGCCAGTTTGATCAAAATGACGCGGATATCCTGCACCATCGCCATGATCATTTTGCGGAAATTTTCAGCTTGTGCTTCCTTTTTATCACGGAAGTTCAGCTTATCCAGCTTGGATACACCTTCCACCAATCCGGCAACGGCCGTGCCAAATAACTGTTCTATATCCTGAAATGTTGCAGGAGTATCTTCAATGACATCGTGCAACAGTGCTGCCATAAGTGTTTCATGGTCAAGGCGCATTTCAGCCAAAATACAGGAAACGGCAACAGGGTGAGTGATGTACGGCTCACCGCTGGAACGGGTTTGCCCTTCGTGGGCATCCCGCGCAACCACATAGGCCTGTTTAAGCAGATCAATTTGATCTTCAGGCAAATATTTCAGAACTATCTGATTCAGGCTTTCAAACAGGTACAAGGCAGACCTACCGTAAAATTAACGACGACCTTCAGCGATGGCAGAAACGGCTTTGATTTCTGCGGCTTCTTGTTCTTGCTGTTCCTGACGTTCACGAACATCGAGAATTTTGTTGTTGATAAGACCTTGCTCGATTTCACGCAGGGCAATAACAGTCATCTTATCGTTTTCTTCTGGAACGAGGGGATCTTTGCCACCTACTTGCAATTGGCGTGCTCGGCGAGCAGCGACCAACACCAGGTCAAAACGGTTACCAATTTTTTCTACTGCGTCTTGAACAGTTACGCGTGCCATATGAGTGCTACTCCACAGATAAATAAATGACTGGGCATAATACTGAAACTTGGTTCAGTCTGCCAATAATTTGCTGATTAAGGCATCATGCCGCTGGGTCTGACGATCTAATCGTAGACGCTCTGAACGAATAATAGATTGTAAATCGGCCAATGCCGTATTGAAATCGTCATTGATGATGACGTAATCATATTCGTTGTAATGTTCCATCTCCGCGACAGCCTGAGCCATTCGTTTGGCAATGATTTCTTCGCTGTCCTGACCGCGCCCACGCAGGCGACGGAGCAACTCTTCCTTAGAAGGTGGAAGAATGAAAATGCTGCGAGCTGTTGGCATTTTCTGGCGGATTTGCTGTGCACCTTGCCAGTCAATATCAAGAAAAACATCAACGCCACTGGCGAGTGTATCTTCAATGACTTTTCGGGATGTGCCGTAATAGTTACCAAAAACACAGGCATATTCCAAAAATTCATCATGGTTGATCATATTTTGAAATTCATCCACTGTGACGAAAAAATAGTGTTCACCATGATTTTCGCCTGGGCGAGCTTGTCGCGTTGTATGCGAAACAGAAACCTGAGTGTCATACAAGGGCTGGGTATTTAATAAAGCCTGAATAAGGCTTGATTTGCCTGCTCCACTCGGTGCAGAAACAATATATAACGTTCCTTGGTTCATGATGATTTCTTGACTGATTGGGTATAAATAAATGCAAGCGCAGGAATATAAGATCCCACATAGTATACACGGATACGTTAATCCATGCAGCGCTACAATACATGCCAACCGGTATTTCACCAAAATTTTTTCTTAACAAACGGGCATTAATGAGATTTTTTGCGAGATATTTTCAGCAAAAGTAGTCGTTTGCAGAAATTGCACATTTATTTTTCGAAACATTCCGCAAACTTCTTTTTTGCCACTTGGTAAAAATTTTCCTGCTTTTTATTCTTTGTCCGTATGTTGCGAATCAATTTTTAGGAAGCCATTTTAAGGAAACCAAGGAGCAAGGATGCTTAATTTTCTCATCAGTTTTTTAATAACCGTGTGGATATTGCTATCTGGTACGCCAATGGCATTTGCAAACAAGATTCAGTGTCCTGACTGGTCACAAGAAAAATTTCAGCATGAAATTAATCAACTCACACAGCAGGTGGTTAAATGGGATCATCTTTATCGTCAGCAGGGGATGAGTGAAATAGATGATGAAATTTACGATCAATTATTGGAAACCTTGAGAATTTGGCAAAGTTGCTTAACTCACGGATCAG
The sequence above is drawn from the Xenorhabdus ishibashii genome and encodes:
- the recG gene encoding ATP-dependent DNA helicase RecG, which produces MKGQLLDAIPLTTLRGVGDNQVTKLAKLGLVNLQDLLFHLPLRYEDQTRLYTINELLPGTYATVTGEILRTNVAFGRRRIMTCQISDGTGILTLRFFNFTAAMKNNLAAGKHVVAYGEIRRGNQGPEIIHPEYKVQQHANRIQQQETLTPIYPTTEGVRQATLRKLIDQALEILDTCAIHELLPEEFSQKIISLPDALRTLHHPPPDTSLADLENGRHPAQRRLILEELLAHHLSMLAVRAGTQRFHASPLTADDSLKQKLLSQLPFSPTGAQSRVVAEIEHDLAKNVPMMRLIQGDVGSGKTLVAALAAARAIVHGKQVALMAPTELLAEQHANTFRQWLEPLGIQVGWLAGKQKGKARQAQQEAIASGQVGMVVGTHAMFQEQVKFAGLALVIIDEQHRFGVHQRLALWEKGREQGFHPHQLIMTATPIPRTLAMTAYADLDTSIIDELPPGRTPVTTVAIPDTRRNDIIQRIKSACLDEGRQAYWVCTLIEDSELLEAQAAQATSEELTLALPELKIGLVHGRMKPAEKQAIMEAFKQGEIQLLVATTVIEVGVDVPNASLMIIDNPERLGLAQLHQLRGRVGRGAIASHCVLLYKTPLTNTAKIRLQVLRDSNDGFVIAQKDLEIRGPGELLGTRQTGNAEFRIADLLRDQSMLSEVQRIARYIHQRYPEHAKALIERWLPERSQYSHA
- the gmk gene encoding guanylate kinase; its protein translation is MNQGTLYIVSAPSGAGKSSLIQALLNTQPLYDTQVSVSHTTRQARPGENHGEHYFFVTVDEFQNMINHDEFLEYACVFGNYYGTSRKVIEDTLASGVDVFLDIDWQGAQQIRQKMPTARSIFILPPSKEELLRRLRGRGQDSEEIIAKRMAQAVAEMEHYNEYDYVIINDDFNTALADLQSIIRSERLRLDRQTQRHDALISKLLAD
- the rpoZ gene encoding DNA-directed RNA polymerase subunit omega — protein: MARVTVQDAVEKIGNRFDLVLVAARRARQLQVGGKDPLVPEENDKMTVIALREIEQGLINNKILDVRERQEQQEQEAAEIKAVSAIAEGRR
- the spoT gene encoding bifunctional GTP diphosphokinase/guanosine-3',5'-bis pyrophosphate 3'-pyrophosphohydrolase, which translates into the protein MYLFESLNQIVLKYLPEDQIDLLKQAYVVARDAHEGQTRSSGEPYITHPVAVSCILAEMRLDHETLMAALLHDVIEDTPATFQDIEQLFGTAVAGLVEGVSKLDKLNFRDKKEAQAENFRKMIMAMVQDIRVILIKLADRTHNMRTLGSLRPDKRRRIARETLEIYSPLAHRLGIHHLKTELEELGFEALYPNRYRVIKEVVKAARGNRKEMIQKILSEIEGRLTDAGIPCTVSGREKHLYSIYRKMRLKEQRFHSIMDIYAFRVIVNNLDTCYRVLGQMHSLYKPRPGRVKDYIAIPKANGYQSLHTSLIGPHGVPVEVQIRTEDMDQMAEMGVAAHWAYKEQGESGTTAQVRAQRWMQSLLELQQSAGSSFEFIESVKSDLFPDEIYVFTPEGRIVELPAGATPVDFAYAVHTDIGHACVGARVDRLPYPLSQTLNSGQTVEIITAPGARPNAAWLNFVVSSKARAKIRQLLKNLKRDDSISLGRRLLNHALGNGTKIADIPQENINKELARMKLVTLDDLLAEIGLGNAMSVVVARNLLLGSPEKVPNNNGNPSRKLPIKGADGILITFAKCCRPIPGDPIIAHISPGKGLVIHHESCRNIRGYQKEPEKFMPVEWDKDINSDFIAEIKVDMFNHQGALANLTAAINDVNSSIQSMNTEEKDGRVYCAFIRLTTKDRIQLANIMRKIRIMPDVMRVSRNRN